The genomic region CCACGAAAGCGCCTCGAGCAGGCGCACATCGCTGTGAGAGTCGGGCGTCAGATAGGCTTCCACGGCAAAGTAGGTGGGCTTTGAGTCCATAGAAACGGCGCTGTTTGGCGGCCACATAGCCCTAGTAGGTTTTGCCATAGCGCTGGGGAGGATAAAGCCGCGTGCGACGAATGCGTGCGCCAACGCAATAGGGCAACGGGAAGCTATCGATCAAGAAGATTGGCGTCGTGGTGTGCCGAAGCCAGTAGTTGCCCGAAATCTGGCATGCAGGCGTCGGATGAACTGGCTTTTGGAGAGCATATGGGGGATCCAGTCTGGTTGATGGAACAGCCGTCGGGCTTGTTCGAGGTTGCCGCTGAAGAATCGACCGGCTACCAAGGCGGTGGTGAGGACTTCGGCGTCGGACATCTGGGTTTGCGGGTCTTCACACGGCGGCCGCGCGCTTTGAAAAAATTGTCGACGAGGCAGTAGATTGTAATGACGGCGGTGTCCATGGCGGATTTTCAGGTAGAGTTAGATTTTACCCCGATTACCCCGAAAAAACTCGGCAATGAGCACCGCCTTTTTCAATACGCTCTTCTCTATAGGTCACAACTTGAGTAGCACAGGATATTTTGTGTCTGTGCCAACTGTATGTCAAGGCCCTTCAGCCAGTGCAAGCGACCTGGAGCACGCAACCGTCTGACACACCCTTTGTGTGGCGATTTCATCCCACAACTCCAGGCCGTGGGCTTTCATCGCTCCTCACCTCACCCTTAGACCGTAACCGACAATTCCCTGGATCAAATACTTCTTGCTTAAGGTTTACTTTCTGCAACCGATGTTTTAAAATGTAAACCATCCAGAAAAAAACTGTCCAGTCTTCTATGTCTATTGGTGCCCGCATCAAACAGGCACGCATCCGCCAGGGACTGAGTCTGCGTAAACTGGCCAAAGAGGTAGGGGTCAGCCAGACTGCCATCAGCAAGTACGAAAAGGGAGTAATCACTCCGGACTCCCAGATGCTGATTCGTCTGGCCCGAGCGCTTGACGTCAAGCCGAGCTTTTTCCTGCGCCCTGTTCGCGTCGAACGGATCAAGCCGATTTATCGCAAACGATCCGCCCTCGGCAAAAAAGTACAGCGACAGATCGTCGAGCAGGTGCGGATCTGGCTGGAAGGATACCTGGATCTGATCTTCATTGTAGAGGGCTCTTTGCCGGCCTTTTCCTGGCCTGAAGGGTTTCCCCGAGTTGTTGCGTCGATGGAAGACGTTGAGCAGGCCGCCCAGGATCTTCGTGAGATGTGGAAGGTCGGTGTCGGCCCCATTGAAAATCTGACCGAATTGCTGGAAGATCATCAAATCATAGTAGGCCAGATAGATGCACCAGAAGGTTTTGATGGCTGCTCCTTTCTGGCGGAGATCGACGGAGATGTGCCGGTGATTGTTACCCGGCGGGGTATGCCCGGAGACCGGCAACGCTTCTCGCTGGCTCATGAGCTCGGACACCTTATGCTCAGCCCTGAAAAGAATCTGAACGCGGAGCGTGTTGCCCACCGCTTTGCCGGAGCCTTTCTGGTACCGGCCGATGCGCTGAAACGCTACCTGGATGTGCGTCGTCGTCGGATTTCTCTAGCAGAATTGCATCTGCTCAAGCATTACTTCGGTGTTAGCATGCAGGCGTTGGTTCGCCGAGCATTTGATCTGGACATTATTTCAAAAGTGCACTACATCGGCTTGATGAAAAAATTTCGGAGTCAGGGTTGGCACCGGGAGGAACCGGGCGAGCCGGTGCAGGAGGAGAAGGCCTTGCGTTCCGAACTGCTCGCCCAGCGTGCCACCATGGAAGGACTAATTACGCCGCATCGGGCTGCAGAGTTGATCGGCACCTCTGCCGATGCGCTGTTTGCCAGCACCTTTGATCCGACCTGATTGTCAGCGGTGCTCTGCATTACCGATACAAATATCTGGATCGACCTGCAGCACGGCGACCTGATCGAGTACGTATTTCTGCTGAATGGAGTGTGTTGGGCGATACCGGACATCGTCCTCGAAGAACTGCAATCGGTAGATCTCAGTCCGTTCACGGACCAGAAACTCTCTGTTCTAAATCTTACCTCAAAACAGATAGCGCGGGTAGGAGACTTGGCCCAGCAACATCGAAAAACCACCGAGGTGGATCTGGCTTCGCTTGTTCTGGCAATTGAAAAGAGGGCCGTCCTGGTAACCGGAGATGGAGCACTCCGCAAGTTGGCAGAAGACTACCATGTGGAAGTTCATGGCGTTCTCTGGTTATTAGAC from Rhodothermus marinus DSM 4252 harbors:
- a CDS encoding helix-turn-helix domain-containing protein, with amino-acid sequence MSIGARIKQARIRQGLSLRKLAKEVGVSQTAISKYEKGVITPDSQMLIRLARALDVKPSFFLRPVRVERIKPIYRKRSALGKKVQRQIVEQVRIWLEGYLDLIFIVEGSLPAFSWPEGFPRVVASMEDVEQAAQDLREMWKVGVGPIENLTELLEDHQIIVGQIDAPEGFDGCSFLAEIDGDVPVIVTRRGMPGDRQRFSLAHELGHLMLSPEKNLNAERVAHRFAGAFLVPADALKRYLDVRRRRISLAELHLLKHYFGVSMQALVRRAFDLDIISKVHYIGLMKKFRSQGWHREEPGEPVQEEKALRSELLAQRATMEGLITPHRAAELIGTSADALFASTFDPT
- a CDS encoding DUF3368 domain-containing protein, yielding MLCITDTNIWIDLQHGDLIEYVFLLNGVCWAIPDIVLEELQSVDLSPFTDQKLSVLNLTSKQIARVGDLAQQHRKTTEVDLASLVLAIEKRAVLVTGDGALRKLAEDYHVEVHGVLWLLDMLVENNILSGKKAANGLKQMIRKGARLPHKEVRERLGRWHSGL